The Glycine soja cultivar W05 chromosome 3, ASM419377v2, whole genome shotgun sequence genome window below encodes:
- the LOC114407236 gene encoding B3 domain-containing protein At2g36080-like: protein MSSINHYSPETTLYWTNDQQQQAAMWLSNSHTPRFNLNDEEEEEEDDVIVSDKATNNLTQEEEKVAMFEKPLTPSDVGKLNRLVIPKQHAEKHFPLDSSAAKGLLLSFEDESGKCWRFRYSYWNSSQSYVLTKGWSRYVKDKRLHAGDVVLFHRHRSLPQRFFISCSRRQPNPVPAHVSTTRSSASFYSAHPPYPAHHFPFPYQPHSLHAPGGGSQGQNETTPGGNSSSSGSGRVLRLFGVNMECQPDNHNDSQNSTPECSYTHLYHHQTSSYSSSSNPHHHMVPQQP, encoded by the exons AGTAATTCCCACACCCCGCGTTTCAATCTGAACgacgaggaggaggaggaggaagacgACGTTATCGTTTCGGACAAGGCTACTAATAACTTGACGCAAGAGGAGGAGAAGGTAGCCATGTTCGAGAAGCCGTTGACGCCGAGCGACGTCGGGAAGCTGAACCGGCTCGTGATTCCGAAACAGCACGCGGAGAAGCACTTCCCTCTCGACTCGTCGGCGGCGAAGGGGCTGTTGCTGAGTTTCGAGGACGAGTCCGGGAAGTGTTGGCGCTTCCGTTACTCTTATTGGAACAGTAGCCAGAGTTACGTTTTGACCAAAGGATGGAGCCGTTACGTCAAAGACAAACGCCTCCACGCTGGCGACGTCGTTTTGTTCCACAGACACCGCTCCCTCCCTCAACGCTTCTTCATCTCCTGCAGCCGCCGCCAACCCAACCCGGTCCCCGCTCACGTTAGCACCACCAGATCCTCCGCTTCCTTCTACTCTGCGCACCCACCTTATCCTGCGCACCACTTCCCCTTCCCATACCAACCTCACTCTCTTCATGCACCAG GTGGAGGGTCCCAAGGACAGAACGAAACGACACCGGGAGGGAACAGTAGTTCAAGTGGCAGTGGCAGGGTGCTGAGGCTCTTTGGTGTGAACATGGAATGCCAACCTGATAATCATAATGATTCCCAGAACTCCACACCAGAATGCTCCTACACCCACTTATACCACCATCAAAcctcttcttattcttcttcttcaaaccCTCACCATCACATGGTACCTCAACAACCATAA